The following DNA comes from Camelina sativa cultivar DH55 chromosome 14, Cs, whole genome shotgun sequence.
TGGCTGTTACAGCTACAAGAGTTGAAAGCAAATCCACACAGAAATGCCAAGGGCATTGTTATCGAGGCTGGACTTGATAAAGCAAAAGGACCATTTGCGACATTCATTGTTCAGAAGGGCACTTTGAAAAGAGGGGATGTTGTTGTTTGCGGAGAAGCTTTCGGAAAGGTCTAcccaaaattttagttttctcCTGAAGCCGCATTGTGCAGATGTTATAAAATGGCTAGGAACTTACCTACTTtggttttgctctgtttttgtgtgttaGGTACGAGCTTTATTTGATCACAGCGGGGAACGAGTTGATGAAGCTGGGCCCTCCATACCTGCACAGGTTTGTAGTTTCATAATCTAACCTAAGTTAAACGTCACTGCACACTCACTAATGGAAATACTCTATGCAATTTCATGTTTATTTTCTTGGTGACACAATTTTGATACTATGTTCTCATGTGTGGATTGATTTAGATATCTAATTTGAGAATCTAAATTACATTTTGCAGGTGATTGGCTTAAATAATGTCCCAATTGCTGGTGACGAATTTGAGATTGTCTCTTCCCTTGATATGGCGCGTGAGATGGCAGAGGCACGTGCAATATCACTAAGAGATGAAAGAATATCTGCAAAGGCTGGGGATGGAAAGGTCACGCTTTCCTCCTTAGCTTCTGCTGTATCAGCGAAAAAGATGTCAGGCTTAGATTTGCATCAGCTTAATATCATCTTGAAGGTCGATGTACAGGTAAAGGGTCTATTTGGTTTCATCCGCTCATCTTCTTAAACACTTTGGTTTCTGTGGTCTCTTCTAATTTATGCTGATGCAAATCGTCAATGTGACAACTAGGGATCCATTGAAGCCGTCAGACAAGCCCTGCAAGTCCTCCCTCAGGAGAATGTCACCTTAAAATTCTTGCTACAAGCGACAGGGGACGTCAGCAACAGTGATGTTGATCTAGCATCAGCGAGTGAAGCCatcatttttggatttaatgTCAAAGCGTCTGGTTCTGTTAAAAAAGCTGCAGAAAACAAAGGTGTTGAAATCCGACTATACAGAGTTATCTATGAGCTTATTGATGATGTGCGAAACGCAATGGAAGGACTTCTTGAGTCTGTTGAGGTTAGCATTGATTTCTTAAGCAATTCGGAAGCGTTTTTTTGTTGCCTTATCTGATAACAAGCCTCTTTAGAGTTACACACGATGAAATATCTGTTCCTTCCACATGAGTAGGCATAACAACTGGAATTATTTTATGGTTCAATAGCCTGAAAAGTAAATCTCTGTGTCATGTCATGGATTATCATAAAACATAGGTTTTGGTCTCAGTTGATGTGCCTTATTGGATTTTTCGAAAACTGAGGATGTCTGTTGCTGTTGATAGGAACAAATCCCGATTGGCTCAGCAGAAGTTCGGGCTACTTTCAGCAGTGGTAGTGGTCGTGTGGCTGGGTGTATGGTGAATGAAGGGAAATTTGTCAAAGATTGTGGCATCAGGGTACTCCGGAAGGGTAAAACTGTCCATGTCGGTGTCCTTGATTCTCTTAAACGAGTTAAAGAAAACGTGAAAGAGGTAAACTATCAACTTCTATCTTACATGCTGAGATATGTtcaaatccaaaccaaatccTGTTTTTTTTAGACTTTCTTACTTGATCAGTATAAACCTCTCACGCTCATTATGATTTTCTAGGTGGGTGCTGGATTAGAATGTGGTATTGGTATGGATGACTACGATGATTGGATTGAAGGAGATATCATCGAGGCCTTTAACGCAGTTCAAAAGAGGCGAACGCTAGAAGAAGCATCGGCTTCAATGTCTGCCGCGATTGAAGAGGCTGGAGTCTAATTGTGATCCTGGTTTTGCTTCAAAAGACTAAAGTCATCAAAGAAACTCaagcaaacaacaaaatcagacCCTCAGGGTAAGATTTGGGTCACAAGAGTTTGGTTGGTACATTGTTTGTATGGTCTCATATTGTACATGGCAAATGTTTCTACATGTGGTTGATTGatgtaggaaaaaaaaggaagattcAAATGAAACAATATTTATCTTgaaaaaagtcacaaaataatatcctttatttattttgtctataataaattcatatatcttgttttataatttttgggtTTCACGCAACGGTTTATAAAAGGATTATACGCCTCAATTggaaaagtttttataaaattataaaattataaaaataagttCACAAAAATCATATTTCTGAAAATTCATTTCCTAAAATGAGAAAGTGGGAGAACATTGGTGTAGTGGAAATTTAACAGACAAGAGATGGGCGCGAAAAAGACAGCAATAACTTCCCCACTTGTGTGTATATGTGAAGTGGCTTTAACGGTCAACGATAGAAATGATGAGTTCACAGACTCCAACGCTCTCTTCTCACCCATCAccaagaaattaaaacaaaaaaagcaaacagGTGCACTTAAAAAGATCATTGTCCTGAATCATCCTTTTTCACGTGTCGTCTTCATCAAATCCTCACCGTCACAACAACCAAGATCCTCTGTTTTCTTCGATTGACAACCCAGAGAAACACTAAAAAGGATCCCTACATTTTTATTCAATGGATTTGTACTACAAAACCAGATCACCATCACGTGATTTGAAACCACTAGCAGCTCAAAAATATGGTGAACCAAATCGGAGAAAGAGACGATGTCGTCGACAAAGAGAATTAAAACAGAGTTGACTTCTTGAAGAGACAGAGAAAACAGAAACCTTTCCAAAGTGTTTTGCAGATAGTCTTTCTTGATCAATCAAAGCCAGTCTGTAAttttctcaatctcaatctaatctttttttgtcctCGTAGCCAAAACCATTCCGTGACTGCCCCCCCAAATCGACGTTTCTTTTCGTTTCTTCCTGATGTTTTCGGAGATCACTCTGTGTTCTTACCAAAGCTAACTTGTAAAAACATGAGAGGAAGTATCTGTTTCCTGGCAATAGTGGTTCTctgttctttctctttcatctttGTGAGATCCTTAAACGAGGAAGGGCGTGTTCTTCTGGAGTTTAAAGCTCTTCTTAACGACTCCAATGGCTATCTGGCAAGGTGGAATCCGTTGGATTCAAATCCCTGCAACTGGACCGGAATCGCGTGTACCAGTCTCAGAACTGTAAGTTCTGTTGATCTAAATGGGATGAATCTTTCAGGTACACTATCTCCTCTCATATGCAAGCTTAATGGTTTGAGAAAACTGAATGTTTCCACCAACTTCATCTCTGGTCCGATCCCTCGAGATTTATCTCTCTGTCGAAGCCTAGAAGTTCTTGATCTCTGCACAAATAGGTTCCACGGAGTAATACCAATTCAGCTAACCATGATCATCACTCTTATGAAGCTGTATCTATGCGAGAATTATCTTTTCGGTTCGATCCCTAGACAAATTGGTAGTTTGAGTTCGCTCCAAGAGCTTGTGATCTATAGCAACAATCTCACCGGTGTAATCCCTCCTTCCATGGGGAAATTGAGACAGCTGCGGGTCATTAGGGCAGGGCGGAACACGTTTTCGGGTGTGATTCCGTCTGAAATCAGCGGATGCGAGAGCCTAAAGGTACTTGGACTAGCAGAGAATCTTCTTGAAGGTTCTCTTCCTAAGCAGCTCGAGAAGCTTCGCAATCTTACTGATTTGATACTCTGGCAAAACCGTCTATCCAGCGAGATACCTCCTTCAGTAGGAAACATCACCAGTCTGGAGGTGCTTGCGCTCCACGAAAACTACTTCACAGGATCAATTCCAAGAGATATTGGGAAGCTCACAAAGATGAAAAGGCTGTACCTTTACACAAACCAGTTAACCGGAGAGATACCTCGTGAAATAGGCAACTTGACAAATGCAGTTGAGATAGATTTTTCCGAGAATCAGTTAACAGGTTTCATCCCGATAGAGTTCGGTCAGATCCTGAATCTCCGATTACTTCATCTTTTTGAGAACATCCTTGGAGGTCCAATTCCTAGGGAGCTTGGGGAATTGACACTGTTGGAGAAGCTAGACTTGTCTATCAATAGACTAAACGGTACTATCCCACAAGAGCTTCAGTTCCTAACTTACCTTGTGGATTTGCAACTTTTTGACAACCAGCTTGAAGGGACGATTCCTCCTCTAATCGGTTTCTATAGCAATTTTTCTGTTCTTGATATGTCTGCCAATTCTCTGTCTGGTTCAATTCCCGCCCACTTCTGCAGATTTCAGAAGCTAATACTTCTGAGTCTTGGTTCAAACAAGTTATCAGGAAACATCCCTCGTGATCTGAAAACCTGCAAGTCACTGACAAAGCTAATGTTAGGCGATAACCAGCTAACAGGAAGCCTTCCCGTTGAATTATTTAATCTTCAGAACCTTACTGCATTAGAGCTTCACCAAAACTGGTTATCAGGGAATATATCTGCAGACCTGGGAAAGCTGAAGAATTTAGAAAGACTGCGTCTTGCTAACAACAATTTTACTGGTGAAATTCCTTCAGAGATTGGGAGTCTCACAAAGATTGTTGGCTTAAACATCTCCTCCAATCAGCTCACTGGTCACATCCCTAAAGAGTTGGGGAGTTGTGTCACTATCCAGAGGCTTGACCTTAGTGGCAACAAGTTTTCCGGGTACATAGCAGAAGAGCTTGGTCAGTTGGTCAATTTAGAGATTTTGAAATTGTCTGATAATAGATTGACCGGAGAAATTCCTCATAGCGTTGGAGATCTTACTCGGCTCATGGAGTTACAACTAGGAGGCAATCTCTTGTCTGGAAACATTCCAGTGGAGCTTGGAAAGTTAACCTCTCTGCAAATCTCCCTCAACATTAGTCACAATTATCTCTCAGGTATGATTCCAGACAGTTTAGGAAATCTACAAATGTTGGAGATACTTTACCTCAACGACAACAAGCTTTCAGGTGAGATCCCTGCATCAATCGGGAATCTCATGAGCCTCCTCATCTGCAATATCTCAAACAATAACTTGTTAGGAACAGTACCAGACACAGCAGTGTTTCAGCGGATGGATTCATCGAACTTTGCTGGAAACCACGGTTTGTGTAACTCTCAGAGAACCCACTGCCAACCACTTGCCCCAAATTCTGATTCGAAGATAAATTGGTTAATGAACGGTTCGAAAAGGCAAAAGATCTTGACAATCACTTGTCTTGTGATCGGCTCGGTTTTTCTTATCACTTTCCTTGGTATCTGTTGGGCCATAAAGCGGCGAGAACCAGCCTTTGTTTCTCTTGAGGATCAAACAAAACCGGATGTCATGGACAGCTACTATTTCCCTAAAAAAGGTTTCACATATCAAGGCCTTGTGGATGCAACCAGAAACTTCTCCGAAGACGTGGTTTTAGGGAAAGGAGCGTGTGGAACGGTCTACAAAGCTGAAATGTCAGATGGCGAGGTGATAGCCGTGAAGAAACTAAACTCTCGCGGCGAAGGAGCTAGTTCTGATAATAGCTTCAGAGCTGAGATATCAACACTTGGAAAGATAAGACACAGGAATATTGTGAAGCTATATGGTTTCTGCTATCACCAGAACTCAAATCTTCTCTTGTATGAGTACATGTCAAAAGGAAGCCTCGGCGAACAACTACAGCGAGGAGGTGAGAAAAACTGCTTGTTGGATTGGAATGCTCGGTACAGAATCGCCCTCGGCGCTGCAGAGGGTCTGTGTTACCTCCATCATGATTGCAGACCTCAAATAGTTCACCGCGACATAAAATCGAACAACATTCTTCTTGATGAACTGTTCCAGGCTCATGTTGGAGATTTTGGCCTGGCTAAGTTGATTGACCTCTCTTACTCAAAGTCCATGTCAGCGGTTGCAGGCTCTTACGGATACATCGCTCCAGGTGAGTAAAACATCACAGGATTCTTTCTCCCACACTAGCTAATCTGACACATATCTGATTGatgttttgctttgtttcagAATATGCTTACACGATGAAGGTGACAGAGAAATGTGATATCTATAGCTTTGGAGTAGTGCTTTTGGAGCTAATAACAGGAAAGCCCCCAGTTCAACCGCTGGAGCAAGGAGGGGATCTAGTCAATTGGGTTAGAAGATCAATCCGTAACATGGTTCAAACCATTGAAATGTTTGATCCGAGGCTGGATAGAAATGATAAGAGAACGGTTCATGAGATGTCTCTTGTCCTAAAGATTGCACTGTTCTGCACCAGCAATTCTCCGGCTAGTAGACCAACGATGAGAGAAGTTGTGGCAATGATTATCGAAGCTCGGGGATCAACTAGTCTCTCTTCCTCGTCAATTACATCAGAAACTCCTCTAGACGAAGCAAACTCCTCCAAAGGTAAATGTACCCACACATACTTTTCTCTGCAAGTCCTAACATTCATTCAATTTTTCTGATTCTCATATGAACATTTCTTGCTGTTCTGCAGGTATTGACTTTGTTGTATCACCTTAAAGTCAGCAAAAAAATCCAGTTCAGTCAAACAGTGGAAAATAGGATGTTGACTCTCTGATTCACAAATTCACAATGATATCTGCAGTTATTAGATAAACCAACACATTGTTCAGAAACATTGCAGAACATGTAAAGCATCTATtttgcaaaagaagaaaaccagAGTCCAAGAACAGATAAGCCGCTAAGATCTTTCTTAAAGGAAAATATAATTAGTTCTACAGATCACTTATGTTTCAATTTAATACGGATTCAGAGGgggaaaaaaaatccataaacgTATCTTCCTAGAACCTTCGTGGCTCTCTGATAAACTCTCGTTGACATACATTGAACATAAACAAGCTTACTTCTCCAACAAAATAGAAGAGCAACCCAAGAAacgaaataaaaagataaacttGAAACCGAAGTCAAGTGttgatattttttactttctaaaacaaaatcttCTGTATCGATAGgataaaactgagaaaaaaatgagtatGATACACTCCATCGTTTCGTTGCGCAAAATCCCCGAATTGAGCTTTAAAACAAGACCAAGTTCAGGCTTCCTTCTGTATTAAATTGGTCTCTGGGAAgccatatgcatatatataaattaaatatagaaGAGGGTGATTCATCAAATTTTCTTCAATAGGAATCGAAATCAAATTCCCAAAAGATGGGTGGATTTTTGGCaaagaagaaccctaatttcaaaaCAAGGAACAGCTTCACTTCGAAATGCTCATCTTTAATGAAACAACAACACGCTCGTCTCTGTATAATTCGACTCTGCGCCACTATGCTCTTCCGCTCGTACATGGATCACGACGATTAACTAAATTACGTTAACTAATGAtgttcttttcctttctttttttttttgtcgatctCTCTGATTCGACTAGTGGGTTCTCTTTTGGGCCTATTGGGCCTCTTTCCCCTCTTAACAGATATGGGGTTTTAAAGCTACAGCGACTAAATTAGGGGTTTTTTTTATATCAGTGTTTCGCCGGCGAGGGAAGCTCACGGCATCAATTCTTACATTTTTCCTATCGGTCCGgagttgtttttcttttttttccttcaaaaaattcaaatgatGTTTATATGTCTGCTCATGTCTAGAGTGTGTAAGCAATGTTAATCCAACAATCGCAAAGTTGTGAGGCCTCAAattgtgaaaatatgaaatttgagCCAACAACAATCAAATACTCTAGTTGAATACAGTTCTTTTACGAAAACAACCTAGATTCAATTTGTTCTCCGGCGACGAGAAACCTATCCTTATGAATTactcctcttctctctcatctccCAGATACGAAGCCTCCAGGTTCTTCGCTTTTCATCTTGTTCTTCTAGTAGTATACTTCGGTTTCTGCACTTTTTTTTCCAACGATCTCTCTTTAGTTGATGAACTTGTTTATTGTTGAAATCGATGTGCTTTTGGCACTCTGATGATGAAAGAAGTTTCTATATATTAGTCCTAGCTAGACACCAAATCAACAACACGCAGTAGTCATCAAATCAATCAACTCCTTCTGCTACGAATTGGATACGACCAAACTGTTAGTAAGTAGTAACTGGGTGGGtcttttgtatattattttgataaGCTCACTATGTGTATACAAGGAGGAGGAATAGAGTGGAAGCAGCACATGAGACATGTGGGAGCACGTGCAAGGGACTGAAGACATTTGTATATAAACTGAGAATAGTCATTGTAGTTGGGGGATGCATTGTTTGTTGTATGTTGAGTGACGTATGTGTCGCTTAGGGAGATAGAGTTGATGAATCGGTGATGTGCCGGTGGCTCTATTCTTTGTAACAGTGCATCGGAAGTAATAGATAAGAGTTTACACATTGATTCTTATCATATTTAGTCTGTTATGAATACAAAGAGTTGTGAGGGTCTCGATCAAGGAAATCACACAACTGAATGAATGATCTCCATTACTTAAACTTACTTAAGAAAGATTAGTTAGTAGTTACTACTCACTACTCAGAGCATTGAATCTTTATGCTCATCTCCTAGCAACTGAGCACCagtaaaaacaataagaaacaGAAAACCCAATGGCAACCCCTATAATAAAAGTTCTCTTCAACTCTGTATCCTCTTTATCCATGGTTGTAGCAGGCGGCTTTATTGGAGCCTTGCAAGAAGTCAGCAGTATGCCACCGCACAACAGGGGGTTTCCTTCAAAATATGCTCTTGGATAAGTATCAAACTGACTTCCTGTGGGTATTGGCCCTTCAAGAGTGTTGTTCGCCACATTGAAGTAATACATGAAATGGAGGCCCGTTAGCGACCAAGGAATTCTACCAGATAAATTATTGTTGGACAGGTCTAGCCTCTCTAAGTTGGTGAGTTTCGACAACTCATCCGGGATGCTGCCAGACAAATTGTTGCCAAGAAGCTCAAGGAAATGAAGAACCTTTACCTGGCCAACCTCAACTGGTATACTTCCTGTCAGGTTATTCCTTCTGATGTAAATTGCAGGTGGGAGGCTGGACAGCTGATTGTATTGCTGATTGATTGTACCGTTACTGGGATTGACAAAAACAGGCAGCTCTAGATATTTCTTTTCTGTTGCGTCGTAGGCCTTTTGTGACATCAGAGCCCTTAGGTGAAAGATTTTCTTTGGCAGCGCTCCTGAAAGTAGGTTATCTGAGAGGTCCATGTAGAAAAGGTTGGGGAGAGTTCCCAGCCAACCAGGAATTGACCCTTCTAGTCGGTTGAGGGATAGGTCCATGACTTCTAAGCTCTTCAGTTTGATTAGCCAAGCTGGTATTTCACCTTTCAGTCGACTTCCACCAATGCCAAATATTTGAAGTTTTGGGAATCCATCTGGGGCCAGAAAGTCTCTGTTGTTTGGAACTGTCTCATCATAGAAATTCTTAGCCATGATTAGAGTGGACAACTTCCTGCAGCCCTGTAGAATGCTGAGAGCGCCTCTAATGTTCGTCAGTTTATTGTCTGAAATAGTCAGAAACGACAAGGACTCGAGTTCCAGTACTTGAGGAGATATCTGCCTCGTTAACTTGTTTCCTGAAAACCTGATTGCCGTGAGTGACTTGCAGGAGAAAACCTTATCAGGGAGATAACCGGTGAAGCTATTGTTTCCAAGATCCAGAACAGTAAGACGTTGAAACTGAGAAAAATCGAGCTCTGTTAAGTTTCCGCCCAGCTGATTGACCCTTAGATTCAACTTGACGAGATTGGTGCAATTTGCTAGAGATAAGGGGATTAAACCAGTGAGTTTATTGATATGAAGCTGGAGGCTACGCAGGCTGGATAGGTTACCTATACCCATTGGTATTTCTCCTTCAAGCTGATTAAAGTAGAGCTCTAGTGAGGTAAGTTTCCTGAGCCGGGTGATAGCATCATTGATCTTTCCAGAAAGACGATTGACTGGTAGAAAGAGTTGCTCGAGCTCGAAAAGATTGTAAATGTCACTTGGGATTTCACCAGAGAGATTGTTGAAGCCTGCTCGTAGAACTTTTAGCCTCAAGCATCTGCCTAATCCTTGGGAGATATGGCCGTTGAAATCATTATAGGAGAAATCCAGTTTGCTGAGCTGCGGTGAACTCGTGCACATGAAAGAAGGGATTGGACCTGTGAAGCTGTTGTTGCTAACATTGAAACTGATCAAATTGATAGCTCCCTGGAGATAAACAGAACTATGGTGGGGACTTCACCCTGCAGAAGATTGCTCGACAGATCAAGTGTCTGAATAGAGAAGAATCTATTGCTTCCGTTTCCAAATGCTTGTTCAAGTGGCAACTCACCATCAAAGCTATTGTAACTAAGATTAAGAACCATGAGCTGATCAAGGGTCGAGAAAAGACCTTGTGGGAGAGGACCCGAGAGATGGTTATAAGAAAGATCGAGACGAGAGAGACGGTGAAGTTTCTGAACAGACGAAGTGAGAATCCCAGAGAGTCCTCTAAAGGGCAAGGAAATCGCAGTGACGTGACTATCTGATGAATCATCGCAGGTAATTCCCTCCCAGGAGCAACAATCAGTGGACAGATTCCAATTCAAAGgagaaatataagaaaaaacattgcCGGAAAACCACAGGAGAGATTCTCGATCTTGCAAGTTACAGACAGCTTCCGAAGGTGTAAGAAAGAGGGCAGATAGGAAAAAaacacagaggaagaagagatgcaTGTAGGAACTCAGAGGTTGTATCGGTGTTGTGATTAATGGTCTCACAAGACCTTTGGCTTCGGATCTCATTTCCTTATCTATCATAgcgagaagaagaacaatacagagaagaagaagaagaaatagaaaactTCATGTCAATACAGAGGTGACCAAGGCAAAATAGTCACCCAGAGAGAAGTGTGATCTTGTCAATACCATCGTTGACCAAGGCAAGTAGTCAAAAgctttcatttatatttattcatttaatCCTTTCATTAATTCTCTTATACCATTGTTAATTCTATGTTAATTCCATTGCAAAATTCGTGGACCCTTTTTAAGGATCCCTGTTTCACTTCTGTTCCTGTATTATTTTCCTCCTCCGACACGACGAAATTAGTGGCTTCGTGCCATCATCATATTAGGGGTCCTGGTAAGTCCTTCTCGATCAGAAAGATGGAACATTGGTGTGTAGCTTACTTACACCATGGTCTTGATGGTTTCCTATTTACTTGAATAATTATATTCATCGAAGaaatttctggtttttttttgggttcttgtCCACTAGTTCCACAGTTTGAAGCTATACGGTGGCATTTGAGGCTTTAAACCATGGCCGAGAATTTAGACAAACCATTGCTGGATCGTGATTCTTTCGATAGAAAAGGAATTGACTTGGTAAATTTATTCGTCATTCCTTTATTTTTGATTCAAAATCTTGGATCCTTTTTGTGACGCTTGAGCTTGACAGGGTATATTGCCACTGGAGGAGGTTTTTGGATACCTAAGAACATCGTCTCAGGGGCTTCTATCTGGTGATGCTGAAGAAAGATTGAacatatttggtcctaacagACTTGAAGAGAAACAGGTAATCTCCTAAACAGCTTATCTTCAAAGTGTgtgtctctctcactctctctattGCATTATTCTTGCCAAGtagaaaagagaagcttatgAGTTCTGAGATCTTCTCTTCGATGCATAATGTCTAGTTATTTCTGTACGTaaagttgtggttttttttACAGTGACTCTTGGATATTATGTGGATGATGTGCTAATGCTATTGAAAACAATGATGCAGGAGAACAAGTTTCTGAAATTCCTAGGTTTTATGTGGAACCCATTGTCATGGGTTATGGAAGCTGCAGCATTGATGGCCATCGCCCTCGCTAATAGTGAAGTAAGACAATCAGAGTTTTCATTCATGTTTATCAAATCGTTTCTCTTCTTTACTATGTCAATATACTACTTGAAACTCTTGGTGATAATGGTATTTACAGAGACTGGGTCCTGACTGGGAAGACTTTGTTGGAATTGTTTGCCTTTTACTGATCAACGCAACAATCAGCTTCTTTGAAGAAAACAATGCTGGCAATGCTGCTGCAGCTCTTATGGCTCGCTTGGCTCTAAAGACAAGAGTATGGTTCTTTACCTNNNNNNGTCCACTAGTTCCATAGTTTGAAGCTGTACGGTGGAATTTGAGGCTTTAAACCATGGCTGACAATTTAGAGAAACCATTGCTGGATCGTGATTCTTTCGATAGAAAAGGAATTGACTTGGTACATTGATTAGTCATTCCTTAAGTTTTGATTCAAATTCTTTGATCCTTTTGTGGCCTAATGGTTTTGATGCTTGAGCTTGACAGGGTACATTGCCATTGGAGGAGGTTTTTGAATACCTAAAAACATCGCCTAAGGGGCTTCTATCTGGTGTTGCTGAAGAAAGATTGAACTTATTTGGTCCTAACAGACTTGAAGAGAAACAGGTAATAAACAGCTTATCTTCAAAgtgtctctctctcactctctctattGCATTCTTGCCAAGTACAAAAGAGAAGCTTATGAGTTCTGAGATCTTCTCTTTGATGCATAATGTCATGAATTCATCTATGTTATTTCTGTACGTAAAGTTGTGGTTTTTTTACAGTGACTCTTGGATAATATGTGGATGCTGTGCTAATGCTATATTGAAAACAATGATGCAGGAGAACAA
Coding sequences within:
- the LOC104740414 gene encoding leucine-rich repeat receptor-like serine/threonine-protein kinase At1g17230, with translation MRGSICFLAIVVLCSFSFIFVRSLNEEGRVLLEFKALLNDSNGYLARWNPLDSNPCNWTGIACTSLRTVSSVDLNGMNLSGTLSPLICKLNGLRKLNVSTNFISGPIPRDLSLCRSLEVLDLCTNRFHGVIPIQLTMIITLMKLYLCENYLFGSIPRQIGSLSSLQELVIYSNNLTGVIPPSMGKLRQLRVIRAGRNTFSGVIPSEISGCESLKVLGLAENLLEGSLPKQLEKLRNLTDLILWQNRLSSEIPPSVGNITSLEVLALHENYFTGSIPRDIGKLTKMKRLYLYTNQLTGEIPREIGNLTNAVEIDFSENQLTGFIPIEFGQILNLRLLHLFENILGGPIPRELGELTLLEKLDLSINRLNGTIPQELQFLTYLVDLQLFDNQLEGTIPPLIGFYSNFSVLDMSANSLSGSIPAHFCRFQKLILLSLGSNKLSGNIPRDLKTCKSLTKLMLGDNQLTGSLPVELFNLQNLTALELHQNWLSGNISADLGKLKNLERLRLANNNFTGEIPSEIGSLTKIVGLNISSNQLTGHIPKELGSCVTIQRLDLSGNKFSGYIAEELGQLVNLEILKLSDNRLTGEIPHSVGDLTRLMELQLGGNLLSGNIPVELGKLTSLQISLNISHNYLSGMIPDSLGNLQMLEILYLNDNKLSGEIPASIGNLMSLLICNISNNNLLGTVPDTAVFQRMDSSNFAGNHGLCNSQRTHCQPLAPNSDSKINWLMNGSKRQKILTITCLVIGSVFLITFLGICWAIKRREPAFVSLEDQTKPDVMDSYYFPKKGFTYQGLVDATRNFSEDVVLGKGACGTVYKAEMSDGEVIAVKKLNSRGEGASSDNSFRAEISTLGKIRHRNIVKLYGFCYHQNSNLLLYEYMSKGSLGEQLQRGGEKNCLLDWNARYRIALGAAEGLCYLHHDCRPQIVHRDIKSNNILLDELFQAHVGDFGLAKLIDLSYSKSMSAVAGSYGYIAPEYAYTMKVTEKCDIYSFGVVLLELITGKPPVQPLEQGGDLVNWVRRSIRNMVQTIEMFDPRLDRNDKRTVHEMSLVLKIALFCTSNSPASRPTMREVVAMIIEARGSTSLSSSSITSETPLDEANSSKGIDFVVSP